The following are encoded together in the Oryzias melastigma strain HK-1 linkage group LG17, ASM292280v2, whole genome shotgun sequence genome:
- the aldh9a1b gene encoding 4-trimethylaminobutyraldehyde dehydrogenase B gives MLLQRLAASSRRRAAVLVTSAVRCLSSGSVTITDPLNFWAGKRRAVQKKCSKENVYEPATGCVLCHLELCGADEVNQAVKAAKSAFGYWSKMSGMERARVMIDAAHLIESRREEIAEMEVVNNGKSITEARLDVDSARLCIEYYAGVASTLAGQHVQLAGGSFAYTRREPLGVCAGIGAWNYPFQIVAWKSAPALACGNSMVFKPSPVTPVTAVLLAEIYAQAGAPEGLFNVVQGGQETGTLLCHHPDIAKVSFTGSVPTGQKIMEMASKGIKPVTLELGGKSPLIIFEDSDVENAVRGALMANFLSQGQVCSNGTRVFVQKDILPEFMEEVVKRTQAISIGDPLLESTRMGALVSRPHLDKVLSYVEQAKKEGATVLCGGEPFVPSDPKLKGGYYMSPCVLGNCTDEMTCVKEEIFGPVMSVLSFETEEEVLQRANDTALGLAAGVFTRDVRRAHRVVEQLKAGSCFINNYNVTPVEVPFGGFKMSGIGRENGQVTIEFYSQMKTVFVEMGDVDSLF, from the exons ATGCTTCTTCAAAGGCTGGCTGCGTCCTCGCGAAGGCGGGCGGCAGTGCTTGTCACCTCGGCTGTACGGTGCCTGTCTTCGGGCTCGGTGACCATCACAGACCCCTTAAACTTCTGGGCTGGGAAGAGGAGGGCTGTTCAAAAGAAATGCAGCAAGGAGAATGTATATGAACCAGCAACAG GATGTGTTTTGTGCCATTTGGAGCTTTGTGGTGCTGATGAGGTCAATCAGGCTGTCAAGGCTGCCAAGTCAGCATTTGGCTACTGGAGCAAAATGTCTGGGATGGAGAGAGCGAGGGTCATGATCGATGCCGCCCACTTAATTGAG AGCAGGAGAGAGGAGATTGCTGAGATGGAGGTGGTCAACAATGGGAAGTCCATCACAGAAGCCCGCCTGGATGTGGATTCTGCAAGACTCTGCATAGAATATTATGCAGGAGTGGCCAGTACTCTGGCAG GCCAGCATGTCCAGTTGGCTGGAGGATCCTTCGCCTACACCCGCAGGGAGCCCCTGGGAGTGTGTGCTGGCATTGGGGCTTGGAATTACCCCTTTCAGATCGTTGCATGGAAGTCGGCTCCAGCCCTGGCCTGTG GTAACTCCATGGTCTTTAAGCCATCACCGGTGACACCTGTGACGGCGGTCTTACTGGCAGAGATCTACGCACAGGCCGGCGCTCCGGAGGGGCTGTTCAACGTGGTCCAGGGTGGTCAGGAGACTGGCACCCTGCTCTGCCACCACCCTGATATAGCCAAAGTGTCTTTCACCGGGAGCGTGCCCACAGGACAGAAG ATCATGGAGATGGCATCTAAAGGGATCAAACCTGTGACACTGGAGCTCGGGGGGAAATcccctctgatcatctttgagGACAGTGATGTGGAGAATGCTGTGAGGGGGGCGCTCATGGCCAACTTCCTCTCTCAAGGCCAG GTCTGCAGCAACGGGACAAGGGTTTTCGTGCAGAAGGATATCCTGCCTGAGTTTATGGAGGAGGTGGTGAAAAGGACTCAAGCCATCTCCATAGGAGACCCTCTGTTAGAGAGCACCAGAATGGGAGCGCTGGTCAGCAGACCCCATCTAGACAAAGTCTTATCCTATGTTGAGCAAGCAAAGAAAGAG GGAGCCACGGTGTTGTGCGGAGGAGAACCTTTCGTCCCATCAGATCCCAAACTCAAAGGCGGTTACTACATGAGTCCATGTGTTCTTG GGAACTGCACGGATGAAATGACCTGCGTGAAGGAGGAAATCTTCGGTCCTGTCATGTCTGTGCTGTCCTTCGAAACAGAAGAGGAGGTGCTGCAGAGAGCCAACGACACGGCACTGGGACTGGCTGCAGGCGTCTTCACCAG GGATGTGAGGCGAGCCCACCGAGTGGTCGAGCAGCTAAAGGCCGGCTCCTGTTTCATCAACAACTACAACGTCACTCCTGTGGAGGTGCCGTTTGGAGGCTTCAAAATGTCAG GAATAGGACGGGAGAACGGCCAGGTGACGATTGAGTTCTACTCCCAAATGAAGACGGTGTTTGTGGAGATGGGAGATGTAGACAGCCTGTTCTag
- the uck2b gene encoding uridine-cytidine kinase 2-B (The sequence of the model RefSeq protein was modified relative to this genomic sequence to represent the inferred CDS: added 22 bases not found in genome assembly), whose product MAGDSETLLKDHGENTNGVRQPFLIGVSGGTASGKSSVCEKIMELLGQNKIDHHQRQVVILSQDSFYRVLTPEQKAKALKGQYNFDHPDAFDSELIMHTLRQILQGETVQIPVYDFVTNSRKEEFITVYPADVVLFEGILMFYSQDIRDLFQMKLFVDTDPDTRLSRRVLRDTTERKRELEQVLTQYITFVKPAFEEFCLPTKKYADVIIPRGADNLVAINLIVQHIQDILNGGLNKRYNGCMSGLGTPRQRRTSESSSRPH is encoded by the exons ATGGCCGGGGACAGCGAGACTCTTCTTAAAGACCATGGCGAGAATACCAACGGTGTCCGGCAGCCTTTCCTCATCGGTGTCTCCGGTGGCACTGCCAGTGGCAAG TGGAGCTGCTGGGACAGAACAAAATCGACCACCACCAGAGGCAGGTGGTGATCCTCAGCCAGGACAGCTTCTACAGGGTTCTCACTCCAGAGCAGAAAGCCAAGGCGTTGAAGGGCCAGTACAACTTTGATCATCCAG ATGCTTTCGACAGCGAGTTGATCATGCACACGCTGAGACAGATTCTGCAGGGGGAGACGGTACAGATCCCCGTTTATGACTTTGTCACCAATTCCAG GAAAGAGGAGTTTATTACGGTGTATCCGGCCGATGTGGTCCTTTTTGAGGGGATCCTCATGTTCTACTCTCAGGACATCAGAGATCTGTTTCAGATGAAGCTCTTTGTTGACACAGATCCAGACACGCGGCTCTCACGTCGAG TCTTGAGAGACACTACTGAGCGCAAGAGAGAGCTGGAGCAGGTTCTCACTCAGTACATCACGTTTGTGAAACCAGCCTTTGAGGAGTTTTGTTTACCT ACGAAGAAGTATGCAGACGTAATTATTCCACGGGGAGCAGATAATCTTG TGGCCATCAACTTGATTGTACAGCACATCCAGGACATTCTGAACGGCGGGCTGAACAAACGCTACAACGGCTGCATGAGTGGTCTTGGGACGCCCCGGCAGCGGCGGACTTCAGAATCCAGCAGCCGTCCCCACTGA